One Stratiformator vulcanicus genomic window, CGTGAAAATCGCCTGCTTGGCGTTGTCGTGTCGTCGCCGGTGCTGGAAGTATCCGTCGCCCAGTCGTTCAATCAGAATTTGTTGTAGCGCTTCGCTCGCTCCGGTGAATTGAATGTTGCCGGCCGGATCGACGCTGGCCGACTTCGCGCCGAGCTGATGTCCTTCTTCGTCCCGGACGCCTTCACCGACCACGATGACCACGTGCTTTTGCAGCTCGTAGATTTCACGGACGCGCCGTTCGAGCCGCTCAATGTCGATCGGGATTTCCGGAACGAGGATGATGTCGGGCTGGCCGTAGGCTGAGCCGAGCGCGATGTATCCTGAATCGCGTCCCATCACCTCGACGATGGCGATTCGCCGGTGACTTTCGGCTGTCGTCCGGGTCCGTTCGATCGCCTGCGCAACCACAAACACGGCGGTCGCGTAACCGGGCGTGGCGTAGTTGACGATGTCGGCCAATTCGAGCTCGGTCCGGCTGTAAATGCGGGAATACTTCGATTTGTGGCCGGGTGTCTCGATGAGTTCCCAGTCGTTCGGCTCTTCGATGTAATTTAGGCCCAAATCGTTGTCGATCGTCTTGGGGGCCAGCGCGCAGGGAATGAAGTCGGAGATCGGTTGCAGGCCGTTGATCGTGCCGTCGCCGCCGACGCAGATAATGCCTTCGATCCCGAGCCGACGCAGCCGCGCCACGACCGCCTTGAGCAGCTCTTTTTCGTTCTTGTCGATATAGGTCCGCGAGGCCCCGAGAATCGTGCCGCCGATGTCGGGTCGCAATTCGGGAATCGTCGTTCGGAGCGGATTGAGCCGCAGGTGCGGGATCCGCGGGTCGACCATTCCGCCGAACCCTTTGATGATTCCGATAACCTCGACGCCGAGTTGATTGGCCCGTTCGACGACCCCGTAAATGGTCGCGTTCAACGCGGGCGTATCGCCTCCCGCGGTCAAGACGCCGATACGTCGCATAGCTCGAACCTATCCCGCGGGTAATTTGACTGAGGCGACGAGCGCGAACTAACGCAAAAACGATTTGGCCGACGACGCGACAGTGACGTTACACACGCTCAATTGCACGGAAAGCGGAGAGAAACATGACGGCGGATCGAGGGCGGGCGAGCGGACTGCGTGCGAGCCACCGTGAGTAGGGAGAATACCCACTGGCTGCGGGGGAATTCAATCGGCGAATCACCGATTTCACGCGAAAACGAGGGAGCAACGGATGAGCAGCCGCAATGTCGGCCTAAGCGACCTCAACCGGCTCAACATTGATCCGCCGACCTTTGCGGTCGAAATAGACGTGTCCGTCGCACAGGGCGAAAATCGTGTAGTCGCGACCCATGCCGACGTTCATGCCGGGATGCCACTTCGTGCCGCACTGCCGGGCGATAATGTTCCCGGCGATGACCGATTGGCCGCCGAACTTTTTGATGCCCCGTCGTTGGGCATTCGAATCCCGACCGTTCCGGCTCGAGCCCTGTCCCTTTTTATGTGCCATAGCCGTCGCGTCCGAAAATCGCTGAAAACGTCAAAAGGAATGCCCTGCGGCGAGCGGGGGAGAATCGCAGACTTCTCGCGAAATTTCAACCGAATTCAGCAATCGCGACCGAACGGAGCCGAACGTCCGATCAGTCACGGGCTGTTCGGCGCTGAACTTCAGGACCCACTCCCGAGATCGACTTTGCCTTCCTGCCGCAATTCTTCGTCGGGGAGGTAGAGCCATCGCGGGCCGCCTTTGAACTGAAATTCTTTCTCTTCTTCTTCAAATTGGTCGCCGGGCCGCCAGAAGTCTTGCACCAAGACCCGTCGCAGGATCATCGGCTGCCCGCCGGGACCCTTCATCTCTTGGTAACCGTTCGAGAACCCTTCGAGCGCGACACGGAAAAAGTCGGTTTCCGGATCGATGTTGCGCCACATGGCGACCCCGTAAATCACGTCGTCACGATCCGGCTTTTCGCCTTCGGCGAGCCGTTTCGGAATCGGTTGCACGATCGAGACGGAATTATTGAGTTTCGTGTCCTTCAGATCGCCCCGCATCTCTCGCCGCTCGATCGCGGCTTGGGCTTCGGGAATAGTCACGTCGAAGTGTGAAACGGGGGCGTCCCCATCCTGCGTGACGAGCAGAAACCGAGGAATGATCAGCGACGGACCCGGCGGATCGTCGTAGACGTTGACGGGATCAAGGTCGGGCGTTTCCGGCGGAGTCTTCAGCGCTCGATTTTTCACCCGATAAACAAGATACCAAATCAGTTCTTCGGTCTTCTCGCCCGACTTCGGATCGGTGATGCCGACGCGAATCAGCCGGGCCGGCTTTAAGTCGACCTCGAGCACCCAAAGGTCGGTTTGGGTCGTCAACTCTTCGCCTGAGACCGACGGTTCCGCCGTGACCGCGAAACCACGCTGGTTCCCTTGCGCCTGCGCGGTCGGAACGGCCAGCGATCCGACCACGACGGTCAGACCGACTGCGGCGATTGCTCGTAAACGGTTGCGAACCATAGGTACCCCGAGGTGAAAATATCGAGTCGCTTCTTCGGGTCGTGAGGGTCAGAATCCTCTGATCGTTAGGAAGCGACCTTTGATAACGTATCGGCCCGAGCCGTTCGGGGTCAACGATTGCTCGCTTAATGTCGTCGGCGAGCAACAAGTTCTGCCGTTACATACGGTAAGACCGGAGTGATCGATGGGCGAAAGCATCGGGCGTTCGCCGTGTAAGGCGATTCGAACCGCCGGCCGATCAATAAATGTCGTCGCCGGTCAGCACCTTCTCGACGGCGTCGGCCCGCTGGGCGACTTCCATCGCACTTCGCCGCAATTCTTCGGCATCGATCGTGGCACGCGGGTAATTGTCGATCATGCAGAACATTTCTCGGCCCTCGATCGTCCGAATGGCCAGTGCCCCGTGGGGTATTTCCGAATTGAGTTTGAGCGCCTCGTGAAAATACTGCGGTTCCGCATCGCAGCAGGGGCTGAAGATTGTCAGTAGGCGTTCGCCTGCCTCTGCCGGACTCGGTTCGAGATAAACCGACTGTCCGCGGCCGTTCGGCAGTCGCACGTCGATGCGATACTCGAGATCGACGCGACTCCATTTGACGCTGAAAGAATTTTCGAATGCTTCCCGGAGCAGGCTGTCGAGATCGCGGGATTGTCCGGCCGATGCCGAGATGAGATGAAACGCGTCAAGACCCGTCTGCGGTCGATTATCAGCGGCCCGGTCCATCAATCGATAAACGCATTCGGCGATCTCGAGCGGCACATCGGGAGCGAGTTCGCGAATGTTCGGAACGGGTCCGGAGACGACCCGCGAACGTAACTCCCCCAGCGTTTTGCCGGTGAACGGCGGTCGCCCGGTGAGCAAGACAAAATAGCTGACACCCAGAGCGTAGACATCGGTCGCGGGTGAATTCGGGGCACCACTGAAAAGTTCCGGGGCCATAAATGCCGGCGTGCCGACAAGAAACGGGTCTTGCCGCTGCCGCTCATCACGAACCCGTTTGGCGAGGCCGAAGTCGGTCAGCTTGGGCACACCGGTGAACGTAATCAGAATATTGTCCGGCTTGACGTCGCGGTGCAATATGCGATTGCGGTGGGCATGACCGAGGGCGTGCGCAATGCGAGCGGCGATCGTGGTCGCCCTCTGCGGGGTCAGTCGCCCTTCCTCGTTGAGCAGGTGCTTGAGAGAACCGCCGCCGACGTATTCCATTTCAAGAAAATGGTAGCCGCGTTCTTCACCGATCGCGTGGGTGGTCACGATGTTCGGGTGCAGTAGTTCGGCCGAAGTCCGGCCCTCGTCTAGAAAGCGGGCGACGTAGTCGACCTCTTCCATGACACGCGATGGCGAAAGGACCTTAACCGCACACCGGCGATGCAGGTGCGAATGCCGCGCGAGGTAGACCCGGCCCATGCCTCCTTTGCCGAGCAGCGACTGAAATTCATAGATGTGAAGCGATCGCCCCAGTTGCTTCTCGAAATCGCCCTCGGACGACGAACTCGACAGTTGTTTTGCCAGCAGGTTCGGGTGGCGACTCTCGATCGTGCGGTCAGCGTCGGGCGGCACTTCGTCGACGTCTTTGAGTGCTTCGGCGTCAGAGGCAGAAACGATGATCTCGATGACCTGATGACAATGCGGGCAATTGCCCATGTCGGAATTCGGGACGACGATATTATTGCAATTCAGGCAGAACACGCCGGTCACGGTCGACAACTGAGTCACATCGTCCGAGTAGTCTTCCTCGAAGCCGAATCCGTCGTCAGCGGTCACGCTTGGGCCCCTGTCGTTTCGGTGGAGGAAAACGTATGATCTGTCGGCATCGGTCTCTCGGCGATGAGCGTCTCGCCCCAAGTTCGAAGGGGTGGGAGATTCCTTAGATCGGATTCTGAAATTCTGACCGATTAGCGGTCAAATGTCGAGATGCGAACGTTTTCGGAGGCTGGCGAATGTCTTACGAAGAATTTTTTGAATACGTCGATGCGGAGCCATTCCATCCATTTCGCATCAGGATGGTCAGTGGCCGCACATTCGAAGTGAGGCATCCGGAAAATGTCCGGGTTAGCGAACGATCGATCTACGTGTTCCTCCACTCCGAGCAGGACGAGCGTCTCGTCGAAAAAATGGTCATGCTTGGAACGTCGCTAATCGAGTCAATTGAGCATATCGACAGCCCGGTGTCGCAGGAATAAATTGAAAAATGTTGGAACTGCCCGTAATCGATCGACCTCGTGAGGAAGCCTCAGCCGATGAGGCGGGTTCAAAGGATTCCCGAGGCAATTACGCCTTCATCAGCCTCGGCTGTCCCAAGAATTTGGTCGACAGTGAGAAGATGCTGGGGCATTTGGCGCTCGACGGTTACACCCTCGTCTCGGAGCCGCAAGGCTCAGATTTTGTGATCGTCAATACCTGCGGGTTCATCGACAGCAGCCGGGCGGAATCGAAGGCGGTCATTCAGGAGATGATCGACCTCAAGCAGGCCGGGCGAACGAAAGGCGTCATCGTCGCCGGATGCCTGCCCGAACGGTTGGGCGGGGCGAACCTGCGGGCAGAGATGCCCGAGATCGATCACATCGTCGGTGTCTTCGCGCGGGACGAGATCGCCAAGGTCGCCGATCGGCTGGTTGGCAACGTCAATGAGCAGCGCGAAGTTTTTCGCCCCGCACCGATTCGTGCGCTCGACGATCGAGCTCGGCTGCGAATCACCCCGAGTCACTATGCCTATCTGAAGATCTCCGAAGGCTGCAATCGCACCTGCACGTTCTGCTCGATCCCGATGATGCGGGGCAAGCACGCGACCAAGCCGATCGAAGAGGTCGTCGCCGAGGCCCGTGAACTGGCCGCCGACGGAGTCAAGGAGTTGATGCTCGTCGCGCAGGACACGACGTACTACGGCATCGACCTGTACGGCGAGATGAAGCTCGTCGAACTGATTGAAGAACTGGAGCAGGTCGACGGCATCGAATGGATTCGGCTGATGTACCTCTACCCGGTCAATTTCACCGATCGGCTCATCGAGAAGATCGCCACTTCGCCGAAGGTCATCCCGTATCTCGACATGCCGCTGCAGCACGTAAATTCGAAAGTGCTCCGCCGGATGTCACGCCGCGTCAATCGCGAGCGGACCGAGGCGCTGGTGCGGAAGCTCCGCGAGTCGATCGACAACCTTGTGCTGCGGACGACCTTCATCGCCGGATTCCCCGGCGAGACCGAAGCGCAGTTCGAGGAACTGGTCGACTTCGTGCAAGACATGCGATTCGAACGGATGGGCGTGTTTCCCTATTCGATCGAACCGGGCACTCCGGCGGTGAAGCTCGACGGCCATCTTCCGGAGGACGTGAAGGCGGCCCGCGTCGATCGCCTGATGCAGGTCCAACAGCAGATCGCGTTCGAGTTCGCCGAATCGCTCGTCGGCTATGAGCTCGACGTGCTGATCGATGGAAATAACGGCGACGGTTTCTCGATCGGCCGGACGTTTGCCGATGCACCGGAGATCGACGCGAACGTCTACGTCCGCGGAGCCGAGGGGCGCGAAGGCGAGTTCGTCTCGGTCGAGATCACCGGCCGCGATGATTACGACTGGGTCGGCGAAGTCGTCGCGAACGATGCGTGATTCGCCACAAGACGTTTAGCCGCGACCGCCAGGAAGCGCGGCGGAAATCGGTATGACCCCCTTCGACGACAGATGCGATCAATTATGGTCGAACCCGTGACCGAACCCCCTGAGCGAGAGCAAGCCGATGACGCGGCGCGCTCCCTTTCGGTCGCGGCTAAACGCGAATGGAACATTCCCAACGCGATCACCGTGTCGCGATTGTTCGCGGCGTTTGTGCTGTTCGGGATGATTTCGCTGACCGATGCGTGGATCACCTCTGCGGTGCTCTTTGTGGTCGCGGTGGCGACCGACGCCATTGATGGGTATCTCGCCCGGAGATGGAACCAGATCACCGTCACGGGACGGATTCTCGATCCGTTTGTCGACAAGATCATTGTGGGCGGCGCGTTCATCTTTCTGATCGAACGCAACGTCGGCGACGGTCCGACCTCCGGCGTCAACGCATTGATGACGGTGATCGTGATCGGTCGCGAAATGTTCGTTACTGGGCTGCGAAGTTTCGTCGAGCGGCAGGGGCTCGATTTCTCTGCCGACAACCTCGGTAAGGCGAAAATGGTGCTGCAGTGTGTGGCAGTGACGGTCGTGTTGCTGTCGATGTCGCCGACTTTCAGGCAATGGCCGCAATTCGTCTTGATGCGTGACGTACTCCTTTGGGCGACCGTCGCCGTGACGGCGTATAGCGGGGTCGCGTATACGGTGAGGGCGGTGCGCGTGATGCGGGCGGGCTAATTCTGGACTCACGGGGTGTGACCGGTGGGCTTTGGATCGCGGTGCGGTTTGGGGTATCGTTCGCGGCACGACTCGTGAACATCACGTACTAATCACTGCACCGGGGAGCGACTGCAACGTGGGGGAATTCGAAGCAGGCACGGCCGCCGAGGTCCATCCGGGCGTCAAAAAGCTCGCCGATCTCCGCGAGGGCCTTGCGCGGGTCATCCGCGGTAAAGCCGAGGTCATCGATCTGCTCTGCGTCGGCCTGTTGGCGAACGGTTCTGTGTTGATGGAAGACGTGCCCGGTGTCGGGAAAACGACGCTGGCCAAGGCCCTCGCACTTTCCGTCGATTTAACGTTTCGCCGCGTGCAGTTCACTCCAGACTTGATGCCGACCGATATTCTCGGCTCGTCGATCTACAATCCCAAGGACGGCTCCTTCGAGTTTCGCCCGGGGCCGATCTTCTGCAACGTCCTGCTCGCCGATGAGATCAATCGGGCTTCACCGCGAACGCAGTCGGCATTGCTGGAGGCGATGAGCGAGGCTCAGGCAACGATCGAGGGGCAAAGCCGATCGCTGCCGCGTCCGTTCTTCGTGCTCGCCACGCAGAATCCGGTCGATTTTCACGGAACCTATCCGTTGCCCGAAGCGCAACTCGACCGATTTCTCATCTATCTGCAGTTGGGATATCCCGACAAAGATACCGAGGTCTCAATTCTGTTCGATCAATCGGAGCGGCATCCGATCGACGACATCCGACCGGTCCTTTCGACTGACGAGCTCCTCGACATGCAGTCGAAGGTGAAAGAGGTTGGCGTGGAAGAGTCGGTTGCCCACTACATCGTCGAAATCGTGCAGGCAACGCGGTCCGATTCGCGGCTGCAACTCGGCGTAAGTCCGCGTGGCTCGCTGATGCTGTTTCGCGCCGTGCAGGCGGCGGCATTTCTCGACGGTCGTGATTTCGTCACGCCTTCGGATGTGCAGTCGGTTGCCGCCGCGGTGCTCGCCCATCGCGTCATTTTGACTTCGAAAGCCCGTTACAGCCACGTGACGAAATCGGACGTCGTCGACGAGATCGTCAGCGGTATCTCTGTCCCGGCCTGAGATTCACCGTGCAATATCTTCTTCAACTCATCTCCGGGCGTCGCCGCGACGGCACTTTGAAGAGTAAACGGAGAAGCCTCGTCGGATGGATGTTCAACTCGCTGTGGAAGCAGTGGCGAGATGATCTGACGCCGGCGGGAAAGATTCTCGTGTGGTGCGTTGTCCTGACCGGCCTCGGTGCCGTGACAGTGCAGATGCCGATCTACCAGATGTTCTGTGCTTTGATCGTACTCCTTTCGGGAGCCGCGACGGTCGCCGTAATGTTTCGGCCGAAGGTCGAGATCGAAGGAAGTCTGCCGGCGCGCACCACGGTCGGCATCGAAACAACTGCCGTCCTCACGGTCACGAACCGGGGGATGTTTCCCGCCTTCGATCTGTCGGTCGCGGCATTTGATGTGCCTGCAGGTCTTGAATGCGAGATCGATCAGCACATCGTCGGCCGGCTCGATCCGGGGCGATCGGTGCGATTGCCGCTGCGGATTAAACCGAAGTCGCGGGGGACGTATCAGTTGGCAGACGTGCGGGCCTACAGTCTGTTTCCCTTCGGGATCGGTCGTGCAGGCAAGAAGGGCGTCAAGCTCGATCCGCTTCTGGTGGTGCCCTCTTTTGAGCCGATGGAAAGGTTTCGCCTCTCCGCCGCGGATCGCTATCAGCCGGGGGGCATCGCGCTGAGTTCTCGGATCGGGGAGTCGCCGGAGTACATCGGCAACCGTGAGTACGTGCCGGGGGAACCGATCGGCAAGCTCGATTTCCGGGCATGGGCGCGGACCGGAGAACCGGTCGTCCGAGAGTTTCAAGAAGAGTACTTTGTTCGCGTGGCGCTGATCCTCGACACGCACATCTCCCGATTCCTCAAGGTCGGAACGACGGGCCCTCGCGATTTCGAAGCTGCCGTCAGCCTGACCGCCGCCGTCGCCGATGCACTTTCGAGCGAAGAGTACGTGATCGATCTGTTCGCCGCGGGTCCGGAGCTGTATCGGTTTCGCTACGGTCGTAGCACCGGTAACTTCGAGCACGTGCTCGAGATATTGGCGTCGGTCGAGTCGACTTCGAAAGAGACGCTCGACGTGCTGGCGAATACGATATTAAATGAGCTGAATCAGATATCGGCGGTCGTCTTTATCCTCACGGGATGGTCGCCGTCGCGACGAGCGCTTTTAGAGTCGGTTCGCGAAGCCGGTTGCGAAGTGCGCGCGTTTCTCGTTTCGGGTGATGTGAAGCTACCTCCTCCAACCGAAATTGACGCCGGCGTCGTGCGGCTGACGCCCGCGGCGATCGAAACCGGTTTCTCCGAGGGACTATGAGCGGTCAGCGCGGTTACGCCTTGCTATTGATTCTGATCGAGGCGGTCACGTTCGGCACGCTCTCACGGACGGTGATCTTCCCGACATTGGCGGCTTTGGTTGCGATCGCATTCGCTGCCGGCCCGTGGCGTTTCGAAGTCTCTCCCTATCGGCGGACCGTGCTGATTTTGTTCGGTGCGCTGCTGTTCGTGGTCAACTGGCGAGTTTCGACCCATACGCAACAGAACGACATCTTGGACTTCCTCTCGCCGTTTTTGCATGTGATTGGTCAGTTCTTGCTCGTGGTGCAAATCGCTTTCCTATTGATGAAATTCGGAGGCGATCGGATTCCGCCGCGATTCATCTGGCTCGGCGTCCTGGTCATGATTTCGGCGGGGGACATCCGGGCCTCGCGATTCGAAGCGGGCATCTTTCAATGTGCGACGATCGCCTTCGTGATCGCCTCAGCATTGTTCCTCGGATACGACCGCGCGACCGGCCGAAGCCATCGCAGGCGGGGCGCTATGCACGTCGCCGTGACTGCCGTGACGTTGGCGATCATTGCCTCCGGTGCTGTCGCGGGCGCTTTCGCATTGCAACGCTATGAGCGGACGCTTGATCGCTGGGTGGCCGATCTCTGGATGTCGACCGATGTCGGCGGTTCGGTTGGGTTTTCCGGGGAAGTAAATCTCGGCGACGTCGCGGCTCAGAAGACGCAACGATCAAATGACGTTGCACTACGTGTTGACGGCGGTGCGAGTCCCGGCTACCTCCGCGGTCGTATTTTCGATCGGATCGAGCGGTCCGCCCCGACACTTGGTTTTGGCCGATGGCAGTTGTCATGGAGGCCGGCTGAGCGTTCGGGAGATGAGGCGAAGCCGATCAAGCCGGTTCCGCTCGGCGATGATGAAGCGGTTCCGTTCGAGCCTGTCGATACGCTGCAATCTTACTCCGTCCCGAAAAGCAGCGAATCTCAAGTCCGCACCTTCGTCATTCGGATTATCGATAGCGGATTGCTCGGGCATTATTTCCTGCCGAAACACTCACTCAGCGTGGTGACGGACGACACCGAACTCGAATTCGCACCGGACCAGGTCGTTAGCAATACGGCGCTGCCGAGTGCGAGCTATTCAGCCGCCGTTGGATTTTCACCAGGTCTGCTCGAGAAGCCTCCATCGCCCGCGGATGCGACCGAAGGGAGTTTTCTGACGCTGCCCGATGCGTATTCGGAGGACCCCCGTATCCAAGCCCTAGCTGATCAGATTTTTTCGGATGCGGTCACGGTCGAAGATCACGTTCAGGCGGTCACGGCTTACTTTCAGGCGAACTATGTCTATCGCGTCGGCATCTCGATTCCTGCCAGCGAAGACCCGCTGTTGCATTTTCTAACGCGAAAGCCCGACGCGCACTGCGAGTACTTCGCCGCCGGTGCGACCGCCCTGTTACGAATGCGAGGGATACCGACCCGCTACGTGACCGGGTTTGTCGTCGCCAGCCGCAACGAACTGGGCGACTACTGGACGGCGAGCAATTCCGATGCACACGCTTGGGCCGAAGCGTATGACCCGGAGCGGGGCTGGCTGCTCGTCGAGGCAACGCCGTCGGGAGGCGTGCCGCAGGCGGTCGAGCGACCATGGCATCGCCAACTGTGGGACTATGTGAGCGTTGCGATCGGCAATTTTCGGTATGAGTTCACGCGAGGCGGCTGGCTGTGGCTGGGGCGATCGCTGTTGAGATCGCTGATGTCACTGCAGGGGTTCGCGATATTGCTGGGTTTGATCGCCTACGTCATCTGGCGTCAGCGTTCGCATATTTATTTCAGTCGGAAGACGGGCACCGACCCGTACTTGGCCCGATTGGCCGACGTGCGATCAAAGGTCGATGCCGCCGTACTCACGCTGGGCCTCAATCGCACGCCGGAAGAACCGATAAGTCTGTTCGCCGCCCGTATCGAATCGGAACTGGCGCGTCCGGATATTGCGTCGTGGTATCGCGATTACGTCGCCGTACGCTATCGCCCACGCCGCGATACGAACTTCGTTTCGGACCTCGCCCGTCGCGCAACACGACTCGAACGGCCGAAGGAAGATCGCGTGGGCGAAAGCCGATCGGCCTGATCGACTGAAGACTCAAACCGTTAATTGCGGTTCGGCCGTCCTTTGGGTTTCCACAGCGGTGAAGGCACGTGCGACTCCTTCATCAGTCCTTCCATCTCGGCGACGATCTCAGGGTGTTCGCCCGCGACGTCATGGTCTTCGCCGATATCTTCGCGGAGGTTGTACAGCTCAAGCTTCTCGGCATCCCACGGCTGGCGGATCGCCTTCCACTTTCCTTTTCGCACTGCCTTGCGCCCGCCCTGCTCGTAAAACTCCCAGTAGAGATAATTGCTCTCCGGCTGGTCGGACTCTCCGAGCAGCGTTGGTGCGAAGCTTACGCTGTCGAGTCCAAGATCCTCCGGAACGCTCGCCCCCGACAGTTCAGCCGCGGTTGCGAAGAAGTCGCCGAAGTAGCTGGCGTGGTCAGTCACTGATCCAGCTTCGATTTTACCCGGCCAACGGGCGATCATGGGGACGCGAATCCCGCCCTCATAGAGCGCCCGCTTCAACCCTCGCAGCGGACCGTTGGAATCGAAGTACTCCGACCGATTCCCGCCTTCGTTGTGGGGGCCGTTGTCCGACGTGAAGAGCACGATTGTCTCGTCGTCGATATCAAGTTCGGCGAGCTTGTCGAGCACGCGGCCGACATCGGTGTCGAGCTTCTGAATCATCGCCGCCAGCCCCTTTTGTGGCTCCGGCCAATCGCGATCGGCAAATTCGCCGAGGTCGGGAACTTCCATTCCGCGCGGCCCTCCTTGATTGTTGGCGTGCGGCAGGGTGACCGCCATGTAGAGGAAGAACGGCTCGTCTTTGCTCTGTTCGATGAAATCGAGAGCGTTCTCGGCGATCAGATCGTGGCTGTAGACATTCTTTTCGCTCGCGACGCCGCCACCGCGGCTGTCTTCGTCCGGCACGACATTGTCGACCGAAATCCGCTCCTGATTTCGATACAAGAACGTCGGATAGTAGTTGTGAGCATGATGCTGATTGAGATAGCCGAAGAACTCATTGAAGCCCTGCTTGTTCGGCACTCCGGTTGAGCCCTCTTCTCCAAGACCCCATTTGCCGAACAAACCGGTCTTGTATCCGGCGTCTTGCAGAACTTCGGCAAT contains:
- a CDS encoding 6-phosphofructokinase is translated as MRRIGVLTAGGDTPALNATIYGVVERANQLGVEVIGIIKGFGGMVDPRIPHLRLNPLRTTIPELRPDIGGTILGASRTYIDKNEKELLKAVVARLRRLGIEGIICVGGDGTINGLQPISDFIPCALAPKTIDNDLGLNYIEEPNDWELIETPGHKSKYSRIYSRTELELADIVNYATPGYATAVFVVAQAIERTRTTAESHRRIAIVEVMGRDSGYIALGSAYGQPDIILVPEIPIDIERLERRVREIYELQKHVVIVVGEGVRDEEGHQLGAKSASVDPAGNIQFTGASEALQQILIERLGDGYFQHRRRHDNAKQAIFTRKVGHTQRGGRPIMFDRFYATQLGGKATELLVHGRNNHIATLQYSPEHGFKLDSIAANKLRDRWGQIHARTLHPYLYDEKKFQPSKFGRAYLKPIFTQALGRDDVEHLLNDAFNPGKLSMVYPSVNVDIHKRLEHLEADGIDPDPI
- the rpmA gene encoding 50S ribosomal protein L27, giving the protein MAHKKGQGSSRNGRDSNAQRRGIKKFGGQSVIAGNIIARQCGTKWHPGMNVGMGRDYTIFALCDGHVYFDRKGRRINVEPVEVA
- a CDS encoding serine/threonine protein kinase; the encoded protein is MTADDGFGFEEDYSDDVTQLSTVTGVFCLNCNNIVVPNSDMGNCPHCHQVIEIIVSASDAEALKDVDEVPPDADRTIESRHPNLLAKQLSSSSSEGDFEKQLGRSLHIYEFQSLLGKGGMGRVYLARHSHLHRRCAVKVLSPSRVMEEVDYVARFLDEGRTSAELLHPNIVTTHAIGEERGYHFLEMEYVGGGSLKHLLNEEGRLTPQRATTIAARIAHALGHAHRNRILHRDVKPDNILITFTGVPKLTDFGLAKRVRDERQRQDPFLVGTPAFMAPELFSGAPNSPATDVYALGVSYFVLLTGRPPFTGKTLGELRSRVVSGPVPNIRELAPDVPLEIAECVYRLMDRAADNRPQTGLDAFHLISASAGQSRDLDSLLREAFENSFSVKWSRVDLEYRIDVRLPNGRGQSVYLEPSPAEAGERLLTIFSPCCDAEPQYFHEALKLNSEIPHGALAIRTIEGREMFCMIDNYPRATIDAEELRRSAMEVAQRADAVEKVLTGDDIY
- the rimO gene encoding 30S ribosomal protein S12 methylthiotransferase RimO — encoded protein: MLELPVIDRPREEASADEAGSKDSRGNYAFISLGCPKNLVDSEKMLGHLALDGYTLVSEPQGSDFVIVNTCGFIDSSRAESKAVIQEMIDLKQAGRTKGVIVAGCLPERLGGANLRAEMPEIDHIVGVFARDEIAKVADRLVGNVNEQREVFRPAPIRALDDRARLRITPSHYAYLKISEGCNRTCTFCSIPMMRGKHATKPIEEVVAEARELAADGVKELMLVAQDTTYYGIDLYGEMKLVELIEELEQVDGIEWIRLMYLYPVNFTDRLIEKIATSPKVIPYLDMPLQHVNSKVLRRMSRRVNRERTEALVRKLRESIDNLVLRTTFIAGFPGETEAQFEELVDFVQDMRFERMGVFPYSIEPGTPAVKLDGHLPEDVKAARVDRLMQVQQQIAFEFAESLVGYELDVLIDGNNGDGFSIGRTFADAPEIDANVYVRGAEGREGEFVSVEITGRDDYDWVGEVVANDA
- the pgsA gene encoding CDP-diacylglycerol--glycerol-3-phosphate 3-phosphatidyltransferase translates to MRSIMVEPVTEPPEREQADDAARSLSVAAKREWNIPNAITVSRLFAAFVLFGMISLTDAWITSAVLFVVAVATDAIDGYLARRWNQITVTGRILDPFVDKIIVGGAFIFLIERNVGDGPTSGVNALMTVIVIGREMFVTGLRSFVERQGLDFSADNLGKAKMVLQCVAVTVVLLSMSPTFRQWPQFVLMRDVLLWATVAVTAYSGVAYTVRAVRVMRAG
- a CDS encoding AAA family ATPase — its product is MGEFEAGTAAEVHPGVKKLADLREGLARVIRGKAEVIDLLCVGLLANGSVLMEDVPGVGKTTLAKALALSVDLTFRRVQFTPDLMPTDILGSSIYNPKDGSFEFRPGPIFCNVLLADEINRASPRTQSALLEAMSEAQATIEGQSRSLPRPFFVLATQNPVDFHGTYPLPEAQLDRFLIYLQLGYPDKDTEVSILFDQSERHPIDDIRPVLSTDELLDMQSKVKEVGVEESVAHYIVEIVQATRSDSRLQLGVSPRGSLMLFRAVQAAAFLDGRDFVTPSDVQSVAAAVLAHRVILTSKARYSHVTKSDVVDEIVSGISVPA
- a CDS encoding DUF58 domain-containing protein, whose product is MQYLLQLISGRRRDGTLKSKRRSLVGWMFNSLWKQWRDDLTPAGKILVWCVVLTGLGAVTVQMPIYQMFCALIVLLSGAATVAVMFRPKVEIEGSLPARTTVGIETTAVLTVTNRGMFPAFDLSVAAFDVPAGLECEIDQHIVGRLDPGRSVRLPLRIKPKSRGTYQLADVRAYSLFPFGIGRAGKKGVKLDPLLVVPSFEPMERFRLSAADRYQPGGIALSSRIGESPEYIGNREYVPGEPIGKLDFRAWARTGEPVVREFQEEYFVRVALILDTHISRFLKVGTTGPRDFEAAVSLTAAVADALSSEEYVIDLFAAGPELYRFRYGRSTGNFEHVLEILASVESTSKETLDVLANTILNELNQISAVVFILTGWSPSRRALLESVREAGCEVRAFLVSGDVKLPPPTEIDAGVVRLTPAAIETGFSEGL